A genomic region of Alicyclobacillus sp. SO9 contains the following coding sequences:
- a CDS encoding DinB family protein has protein sequence MSSISSTEFYQYYSGLTQGLLEHLVDEQLQYRPYESLKTLGEELRHIADAREIYLRAMVDGTGPSWKEKRMDPEMAVSVEKLRAFYDELDRRFRDFFHSEIEWSKAVPWKGMGENLDIEACLDLLTHFECTHQGIVSVYLSGLGIKYDIAG, from the coding sequence ATGAGTAGTATATCCAGCACCGAGTTCTATCAGTATTATTCTGGGCTGACCCAGGGTTTATTAGAGCACCTTGTCGATGAGCAGTTACAGTATCGTCCATATGAGTCATTAAAGACCTTGGGTGAAGAACTTCGTCATATCGCCGATGCCCGTGAGATTTATCTGAGGGCAATGGTTGACGGGACTGGGCCTTCGTGGAAAGAAAAGCGGATGGACCCTGAGATGGCCGTGAGCGTGGAGAAACTGCGGGCTTTCTATGACGAACTTGACCGGCGTTTTAGAGATTTTTTTCATAGCGAGATTGAATGGAGTAAGGCGGTACCATGGAAGGGAATGGGGGAGAACTTGGATATTGAAGCCTGTTTAGACTTGTTGACGCACTTTGAATGTACCCACCAGGGCATTGTCAGTGTCTATCTGTCAGGACTTGGTATTAAGTATGATATCGCCGGCTGA
- a CDS encoding ribose-phosphate pyrophosphokinase: MSVHNEMKIFAGSSGKQFAERICSYLHMSLGSSEAITFSDGNTFVRIKENVRGTDVYLVQPIGLSPNNEFVEILFWIDAFKRASANSVTVVIPYFGYAKGDKKDEPRVSIRARVCADAIETAGVDRIIMMDLHAPQIQGFFKKPVDHLIALPLLSEYIKAQGIENFVIVSPDAGFAKQARKFSSYLGVSTVIGDKRRTGHDENPETLELIGEVNGKNAIIVDDFSTSGGTLIDLSHLLKRKGALSIFACLSHLLLSPQAVERIEASPIEYVISTDSVENHAVNHTAKIRIISAAPLFGEAIRRIYMHQSVSGLFEGLPPEVLEFDGL; encoded by the coding sequence GTGAGTGTTCATAACGAAATGAAAATCTTTGCTGGATCAAGCGGAAAACAGTTTGCAGAGCGTATTTGTAGCTATCTTCATATGAGTCTGGGAAGTTCAGAAGCGATAACCTTCTCGGATGGAAACACCTTCGTCAGAATCAAGGAGAACGTACGGGGTACGGACGTCTACCTTGTCCAACCCATAGGGCTGTCTCCCAACAACGAGTTTGTGGAAATTTTGTTCTGGATTGATGCTTTCAAACGAGCCAGCGCAAATTCTGTAACGGTTGTTATACCGTACTTCGGCTACGCGAAAGGTGACAAGAAGGACGAGCCTCGAGTGTCGATTAGGGCCAGAGTATGTGCCGATGCGATTGAGACGGCAGGGGTCGACCGTATCATTATGATGGATTTGCATGCGCCGCAAATCCAAGGATTTTTTAAGAAACCCGTGGACCACCTCATTGCTCTTCCACTTCTCAGTGAATACATTAAGGCACAAGGAATAGAGAATTTTGTGATAGTGTCTCCAGACGCTGGGTTCGCGAAACAGGCACGCAAGTTTTCTTCATACCTTGGCGTGTCAACGGTCATTGGCGACAAAAGAAGAACTGGACATGATGAAAATCCGGAGACGTTGGAACTAATTGGAGAAGTCAACGGCAAGAACGCCATTATAGTTGACGATTTTTCCACCTCAGGCGGTACTTTAATCGATCTCTCTCATCTGCTGAAACGAAAAGGTGCTTTGTCCATCTTTGCATGTCTGTCACACCTTCTGTTATCTCCTCAAGCCGTAGAACGCATTGAAGCTAGTCCGATTGAATATGTAATCTCAACGGACTCCGTAGAAAATCACGCTGTGAACCATACTGCAAAGATCCGCATCATTTCGGCAGCACCACTTTTTGGGGAAGCCATCAGACGAATCTACATGCATCAATCCGTCAGTGGACTCTTTGAGGGTTTACCACCCGAAGTATTGGAATTTGACGGTCTCTAA
- a CDS encoding HIT family protein, producing MEKISKCPFCHPQQDSHQHIVFENDTCYFLQHDGHQDVLEGSGVIVPKEHRQTTFDLSLNEWTGIYELLHQVKSNLDERFHPDGYTLGWNVGLVSNQTIPHAHFHVVPRYTDEPYAGKGLRYWLKQEDNRRIR from the coding sequence TTGGAAAAAATATCGAAATGTCCTTTTTGTCACCCGCAGCAAGATTCGCACCAACACATCGTGTTTGAAAATGACACGTGTTACTTTCTACAACACGATGGTCACCAAGACGTTTTGGAAGGCAGTGGCGTTATTGTTCCAAAGGAGCATAGGCAAACAACGTTTGACCTGTCGCTAAATGAATGGACCGGAATCTATGAACTCTTGCACCAAGTAAAAAGTAATCTAGATGAGCGGTTTCATCCGGATGGATACACTCTGGGATGGAATGTTGGACTGGTATCGAATCAAACGATTCCCCATGCCCATTTTCACGTTGTTCCTCGTTACACAGACGAGCCATACGCGGGCAAAGGACTTCGCTATTGGCTTAAACAGGAGGACAATCGCAGAATCCGATAG
- a CDS encoding TetR/AcrR family transcriptional regulator — MGDWNIQYPHNERRDAAINRQRLLDTALKLFEQHGVEHVSMNQIALEAEIGSATLYRRFSNKSELCLELIRDNVIQVFEQIEAYLQANQGEPASNRLKEVLRLFIRFRERRAELLTGVEDSNSGGKTYNNQQTRSPLYNQLHEIVTGLLDEMYSAKSTNRDSIFVADMLLTAIQSPSYRFQRQIRGYSPEHFLEHLYCTFISG, encoded by the coding sequence ATGGGAGATTGGAACATTCAATATCCGCACAATGAACGCAGAGATGCTGCTATCAATCGCCAACGGCTGCTGGATACCGCTTTAAAGCTGTTTGAGCAGCACGGAGTCGAGCATGTCAGTATGAATCAAATTGCACTTGAAGCGGAGATTGGCTCAGCCACCCTCTACCGCCGTTTCAGCAACAAGAGTGAGCTGTGCTTAGAACTCATTCGGGACAATGTCATTCAAGTGTTCGAGCAAATTGAAGCATACTTGCAGGCTAATCAGGGCGAACCTGCCAGTAACAGATTGAAAGAAGTGTTACGCTTATTCATCCGTTTCCGTGAAAGGAGAGCAGAGTTGCTCACAGGTGTTGAGGACTCCAACTCCGGCGGTAAGACTTATAACAACCAACAAACAAGAAGTCCGCTATATAACCAGTTGCATGAAATCGTGACAGGACTGCTAGACGAAATGTATAGCGCAAAGAGCACAAATCGTGACAGCATCTTTGTCGCAGACATGTTGTTAACTGCCATACAGAGTCCTTCGTACCGATTTCAACGTCAAATAAGAGGATATTCCCCGGAACATTTTTTGGAACACCTCTACTGCACCTTTATATCGGGGTAA
- a CDS encoding LppP/LprE family lipoprotein → MNRRLTLLPLSGLMLLTLAGCTTNSHGTGANAAGHAISTTNTSETNVASSVTNVTNSADSRKGTAPTTSQSRYNEEIAVVKSKGYSVNKAAPNASIRTTSGGTVSAWLGVSGADGYNQFVFFFLNGRYLGTDTAKPSVEITSVSSAGNAIIVTYPVYKKNDALADPTGKPITITYTWNGSKLVPNKPYPKQFQGADTAFHPSIRKPALD, encoded by the coding sequence ATGAACAGGCGGCTCACATTGCTCCCGCTCTCGGGACTGATGTTGTTGACTTTAGCGGGATGTACGACTAACTCCCATGGCACTGGTGCTAACGCTGCTGGGCACGCAATTTCAACAACAAATACGTCTGAGACGAATGTTGCATCCAGTGTCACGAATGTGACAAACAGTGCGGATTCTCGTAAGGGCACAGCACCAACAACTTCACAATCTAGATATAATGAGGAAATCGCTGTAGTTAAGAGTAAAGGGTATTCGGTGAACAAAGCTGCTCCAAATGCGAGTATTAGGACTACATCTGGTGGAACAGTGTCTGCGTGGCTCGGAGTGTCTGGAGCAGACGGATATAATCAGTTTGTTTTCTTCTTTCTCAATGGGAGGTATCTGGGAACCGATACTGCAAAACCGAGTGTAGAAATTACCAGTGTTTCGTCCGCAGGAAATGCCATTATTGTTACTTATCCCGTCTACAAGAAAAATGATGCGCTTGCTGACCCAACTGGCAAGCCTATAACAATTACATATACTTGGAATGGTTCAAAATTGGTTCCTAACAAACCTTATCCGAAGCAATTTCAGGGCGCAGACACCGCATTTCATCCCAGTATACGTAAGCCCGCTCTAGATTAA
- a CDS encoding NADPH:quinone oxidoreductase family protein: MKAVVVTAYGPPDVMHYITVDAPVYGPNQVLIRTFATSVNFADIKARYGNKNGSHPPFIPGLDVAGVIEAVGDGVQDLKIGQRVIAFPLDGSYAEFVVANEALTFVVPDGLDMTVAAACPIVSFTAYKLLADVGRVVQGESVLIHAAAGGVGTTASQLAKILGAGLVIGTVGDESKVQTAMDAGCDHVISYKTSDFSKEVLSITGGKGADVILDSISGVVSEKSMQCLAKYGRLVHFGNSSGDVGYFKTMDLHSSCRSVLGFSLGTTRKERPYLLHDTANHVLRYLSDGQLDIKIGQRFKLENAAEAHRMVESRKSVGKVVLTAD, from the coding sequence GTGAAAGCAGTGGTTGTAACCGCTTATGGGCCGCCTGATGTCATGCACTACATCACAGTAGATGCGCCAGTTTACGGGCCAAACCAAGTCTTAATTCGCACCTTTGCAACCAGCGTGAACTTTGCTGATATTAAGGCGCGCTATGGTAATAAAAATGGAAGTCATCCTCCTTTTATCCCAGGATTAGATGTTGCGGGAGTCATAGAAGCGGTTGGTGACGGCGTTCAAGACCTCAAAATTGGACAACGCGTTATCGCTTTTCCTTTGGATGGCTCCTATGCCGAATTTGTCGTTGCAAATGAGGCGCTCACATTTGTTGTTCCAGATGGTTTAGATATGACAGTTGCTGCTGCGTGTCCTATTGTATCCTTTACAGCTTATAAGTTGCTAGCAGATGTCGGAAGAGTCGTGCAAGGGGAATCCGTTCTAATTCATGCGGCGGCTGGTGGTGTGGGAACCACCGCATCCCAACTGGCCAAAATTCTGGGAGCCGGTCTTGTCATCGGTACGGTCGGTGACGAATCAAAGGTACAAACAGCCATGGATGCTGGGTGTGACCATGTAATTAGTTATAAGACAAGCGACTTTTCAAAGGAAGTGCTGAGTATTACAGGAGGAAAAGGGGCCGATGTTATCTTAGACTCAATTTCGGGAGTTGTCTCGGAAAAGAGTATGCAGTGCCTTGCCAAGTACGGGCGGTTAGTTCATTTTGGCAATTCAAGTGGTGACGTCGGATACTTTAAAACAATGGACCTACACTCTAGTTGCAGGTCGGTTTTAGGCTTTAGCCTAGGAACCACACGTAAGGAAAGACCCTATCTCCTTCATGATACCGCAAATCACGTTCTTCGGTATCTATCTGATGGTCAACTGGATATCAAAATTGGACAAAGATTCAAATTGGAAAATGCAGCGGAGGCACATAGAATGGTCGAGAGCAGGAAGAGTGTGGGGAAAGTAGTTTTGACGGCAGACTGA
- a CDS encoding DUF4118 domain-containing protein produces the protein MKTTTFQRPKWRILSYLISFPTPEDTFHGSEKQKAKLLPYVITTLVVFGLTMILSEIGHFFTLVNIALLYLLPVLITAVRWGLWTSFYAASIGVVAFDFFFVPPLYTYTVSDARYLISFAVYLAVATFTATLASQLRQDFREARERAAVTSALFLLSTQVAASGNLDSILAAIVRQAFGTFGLCATVLLPNAKGQLNARASDGFHDANTFERVAPRIVQWVYNHGELAGRGTDTDGSAPIVYVPLKTETKVHGVMCFLDKHPGTTRAISNTSHVIDALAGLAAVSIARVRFEEEAQIAHLTAESEHIRTVLLDSISHELRTPLATIIGSATSLIENKTVLSTTAQDELLGTVLEGSMRMNRLVTNLLGMVRLESGMLQLNKSWCDVADIVGVALRQTQDALNAREVTVQIPEDLPVISVDELLLEQVLVNLLSNANKYSPEGSPIEIEIKEDHGVISLSVQDWGDGISPDDAEKIFDKFYRSSTQRSIPGTGLGLAICKGIIQAHGGKIFARNRVESGLAVTIELRVCEEQPSNINL, from the coding sequence ATGAAAACAACAACATTCCAGCGACCGAAATGGCGTATTCTATCCTATCTCATATCCTTTCCGACCCCTGAAGACACGTTCCATGGAAGCGAGAAGCAGAAAGCAAAACTCTTGCCTTATGTCATCACGACACTTGTCGTTTTTGGGTTAACTATGATTCTTTCGGAAATTGGACATTTCTTTACACTAGTCAACATCGCACTGCTGTATCTTTTGCCAGTCCTTATCACAGCTGTTCGTTGGGGCCTTTGGACCTCATTTTATGCAGCAAGCATTGGGGTAGTGGCGTTTGATTTCTTCTTTGTACCGCCTCTGTACACTTACACCGTTTCTGACGCACGGTATTTGATTTCGTTCGCAGTCTATTTAGCAGTTGCCACATTCACTGCAACTCTGGCGTCTCAGTTACGTCAGGATTTTCGAGAGGCCAGAGAGCGAGCGGCCGTTACATCAGCTCTCTTTTTACTGAGCACACAAGTAGCCGCTTCTGGGAATCTAGACTCCATACTCGCAGCGATTGTTCGACAGGCGTTTGGAACCTTTGGACTTTGCGCAACGGTTTTACTTCCCAACGCCAAAGGTCAACTCAACGCACGTGCCTCAGATGGGTTTCATGATGCCAACACGTTCGAGAGAGTGGCACCCAGAATCGTACAATGGGTGTACAACCACGGTGAACTGGCGGGGCGTGGAACGGATACTGACGGCAGTGCACCCATCGTCTACGTACCACTAAAAACAGAAACCAAAGTTCATGGGGTGATGTGCTTTTTAGACAAGCATCCTGGAACCACACGTGCTATTAGTAATACCTCTCACGTTATCGACGCATTGGCAGGGCTTGCCGCCGTATCAATTGCTCGTGTACGCTTTGAAGAAGAAGCTCAAATTGCGCATCTGACAGCAGAATCCGAGCACATACGTACCGTCTTGCTAGATTCTATTTCGCACGAGTTGCGTACACCGCTTGCAACAATTATTGGATCGGCAACTTCGCTGATAGAGAACAAAACAGTGCTATCCACCACAGCTCAAGACGAACTGCTTGGAACCGTTCTTGAAGGTTCCATGCGAATGAATCGTTTGGTGACAAACCTCCTGGGAATGGTACGGCTCGAGAGCGGGATGCTGCAACTCAACAAGTCATGGTGCGATGTTGCCGATATTGTCGGTGTCGCCTTGAGACAAACGCAAGATGCATTGAATGCAAGAGAAGTCACCGTGCAGATCCCTGAAGACTTACCAGTTATCTCCGTCGACGAATTGCTTTTGGAGCAGGTTCTCGTCAACTTGCTCAGTAATGCCAACAAGTATTCCCCAGAAGGAAGTCCCATTGAGATAGAGATCAAAGAAGACCATGGAGTGATATCGCTGAGTGTTCAGGATTGGGGTGACGGCATTTCGCCGGACGACGCAGAAAAGATCTTTGATAAGTTTTATCGTTCGAGTACCCAACGCAGTATTCCAGGTACCGGGTTAGGCCTCGCCATTTGCAAAGGTATCATTCAGGCACACGGAGGGAAGATTTTTGCAAGAAACAGAGTCGAAAGCGGCCTCGCCGTAACCATTGAGTTGCGGGTTTGTGAGGAACAGCCCAGCAACATCAACCTATAA
- a CDS encoding response regulator yields the protein MGAKLLIIDDESSIRKFLRVTLEAHGYSVSEAVSGKDGILQSAMVRPDLIILDVGLPDMDGTTVLSQLREWYTNPILVLTVRDDESGKVFALDHGADDYITKPFGMGEFMARIRVALRHMANQPDNPIVTVGPLTVDLAARTVTRDGTSIRLTPIEYDLLKVLVTNAGRVVTHRHLLQQVWGEHSYETTGHYLRIYIGHLRKKIEIDRTRPKFIITEPGVGYRLVAPS from the coding sequence ATGGGAGCAAAGCTCTTAATCATTGACGACGAATCTTCAATTCGAAAGTTTCTCCGCGTGACCCTAGAAGCACACGGTTATTCTGTCAGCGAAGCAGTAAGCGGTAAGGACGGTATTCTCCAGTCAGCGATGGTACGCCCCGACCTCATTATCCTTGATGTTGGATTACCCGATATGGATGGTACGACGGTTTTGTCTCAACTGCGCGAGTGGTATACCAATCCCATTCTTGTTCTGACAGTGCGTGATGACGAGTCCGGAAAGGTATTTGCGCTCGATCATGGAGCGGACGATTACATCACCAAACCCTTCGGTATGGGTGAATTCATGGCGAGAATCCGTGTCGCACTGCGCCATATGGCAAACCAGCCAGATAACCCCATCGTGACAGTAGGTCCGTTGACTGTCGATCTCGCTGCAAGAACAGTAACACGCGACGGGACCTCCATTCGCCTTACGCCAATTGAATACGACCTTTTGAAGGTACTCGTCACAAATGCGGGACGAGTTGTAACTCATCGGCACTTGCTGCAACAAGTTTGGGGAGAACACAGCTACGAAACGACCGGTCATTACTTGAGAATATACATAGGACACTTACGGAAAAAAATCGAGATTGATAGAACGCGTCCGAAGTTCATTATCACGGAACCAGGGGTGGGTTATCGGCTTGTAGCTCCGTCATGA
- a CDS encoding MFS transporter, with protein MQVYINLFHQRNFSLMMFADAVSVLGNQIGWVALLWFAMVTVKHPADMGLLALAFGVPGVFLGPVVGNVLDTVSHKAALLTANLLLGVVFMFIPLLYALHALSMFVLLMLVLLVGGISSFTTVGWMVLLPNLVNDRELGSANAVGETVWNAAMLLGPLLSGLMIAKWGAQVAVLFDGVSFWLAAVFIAFIRYTPSVNELSGMTTRQGSFWQDTWSGLKLLYEMQGVWWITLAALAINLAEGQLEVSLPLLTHREFSMSAIVLGSFWGVYFGLSLLGAVIAGLLRLKNQGQAFVMSMAFVGWGLSFVPLFYLKSELVVYMCMAFSGFLFGGYPLLARTAVQKMVPKNYHGRIMGIRGSLIAVGPPIGAYMGGLLGNWVSASNAIGMTGVAVAAIGVVLLTRRGFREI; from the coding sequence ATGCAAGTTTATATAAATTTGTTTCATCAGCGCAATTTCTCACTGATGATGTTTGCCGATGCAGTTTCTGTTCTGGGTAATCAAATTGGATGGGTTGCACTGCTTTGGTTTGCGATGGTCACAGTCAAACACCCAGCAGATATGGGACTGCTTGCTCTCGCCTTTGGCGTGCCGGGAGTGTTCCTCGGACCTGTAGTTGGGAACGTTCTCGATACTGTTTCTCATAAGGCAGCATTACTGACCGCAAATCTGCTTCTTGGCGTTGTGTTTATGTTCATTCCGCTGTTATATGCACTCCATGCCTTGTCGATGTTTGTTCTGCTTATGCTTGTTCTCCTGGTAGGGGGAATCAGTTCTTTTACCACTGTTGGCTGGATGGTCCTTTTACCCAATTTGGTAAACGATAGAGAACTTGGATCCGCCAACGCCGTCGGTGAAACGGTTTGGAACGCAGCGATGCTTCTTGGGCCGCTTCTGAGCGGATTAATGATTGCAAAGTGGGGAGCACAAGTTGCCGTTTTGTTTGATGGAGTCTCGTTTTGGCTGGCTGCGGTGTTTATCGCTTTTATCCGATACACGCCTTCTGTGAACGAACTATCAGGCATGACAACTAGGCAAGGTTCCTTCTGGCAGGATACATGGAGTGGTTTGAAACTGCTTTATGAAATGCAGGGCGTGTGGTGGATCACGCTAGCGGCACTTGCTATAAATTTGGCAGAGGGCCAACTTGAGGTATCACTGCCTCTACTCACGCATCGTGAATTTTCGATGAGTGCGATAGTGCTTGGCAGCTTTTGGGGCGTCTACTTCGGACTGTCTCTCCTTGGCGCAGTGATAGCTGGACTTCTTCGTTTGAAAAATCAGGGGCAAGCATTCGTTATGTCAATGGCTTTTGTTGGCTGGGGACTAAGTTTTGTGCCGTTGTTCTATCTCAAGTCGGAATTGGTAGTGTATATGTGTATGGCCTTCAGTGGATTCCTGTTCGGCGGGTATCCTCTATTGGCTCGAACCGCTGTACAAAAGATGGTTCCAAAGAATTACCACGGGCGGATAATGGGAATTAGGGGATCCCTTATTGCAGTTGGGCCGCCAATCGGTGCTTACATGGGTGGACTATTGGGGAACTGGGTCTCGGCATCCAACGCCATTGGAATGACCGGTGTCGCTGTTGCTGCCATTGGGGTGGTCTTACTAACTCGGCGTGGTTTCCGTGAAATCTAG
- a CDS encoding MFS transporter, whose amino-acid sequence MLKFKSRLLKGALHSPQFRWFYLGQSVSLFGSGMTPLVLAFAVLDTPHGRNLLGYILAAEILPHVLMVLVGGGVADRYRRDRLMVLSNLGSGFSQAVIALIVLMGFNPRWILLFALISGVMSAFTSPAMRGIVPEVVSREDIRQANALLNTSKSAAKIVGPAVAGVLVATLNGGWAILWDAVSFFIASFTLSRVRIPSHPPDTGTSILQDMRAGWSYFRSRRWIWSITAAFAFMNAVQMGVWRVLGPIIAKNTFGSSGWGLTLSARSIGLLIASLFMLRLSLRYPLRASMMAVAVGGIQMIVLGQEYALPYLIIAAALGGVGSTISGIGWDATLQQAVPKDKLSRVCSFDDFGSYITIPIGVSLAVPLAQTFGYQTIATAGGVIFIVAALLPLAEPLVRNMRSQDLSSMRASIDDNS is encoded by the coding sequence ATGCTGAAGTTTAAGTCAAGGTTGCTCAAAGGTGCGCTCCACAGCCCTCAGTTCCGATGGTTCTACTTGGGGCAGTCCGTTTCGCTATTTGGCAGTGGGATGACACCGTTGGTTCTTGCCTTTGCTGTTCTCGACACGCCGCATGGTCGCAATCTATTGGGATACATTTTGGCTGCGGAAATTCTCCCACATGTTCTAATGGTGCTTGTAGGGGGCGGAGTTGCCGACCGCTATCGCCGGGATAGGTTGATGGTCTTAAGCAATTTAGGTTCTGGGTTCTCTCAGGCAGTCATTGCGCTGATTGTTCTGATGGGTTTCAATCCGCGTTGGATTCTTCTCTTTGCTCTGATAAGTGGTGTGATGAGTGCCTTCACATCTCCTGCTATGCGCGGAATTGTTCCTGAGGTCGTTTCCAGGGAGGATATCAGGCAGGCTAATGCGCTGCTCAATACATCGAAAAGTGCTGCCAAGATTGTCGGTCCAGCAGTTGCCGGGGTGTTAGTTGCGACTCTGAATGGCGGGTGGGCCATCTTGTGGGATGCTGTAAGCTTTTTTATAGCTAGCTTTACTCTGAGTCGTGTTCGCATTCCTTCACATCCTCCGGATACCGGTACGTCGATTCTTCAGGACATGCGTGCAGGATGGTCCTATTTCCGAAGTCGCCGCTGGATTTGGTCAATCACTGCGGCCTTTGCTTTTATGAACGCCGTACAGATGGGAGTGTGGCGGGTTCTTGGGCCTATCATAGCCAAGAACACTTTTGGCTCAAGTGGGTGGGGGCTGACACTGAGTGCAAGGTCAATCGGACTGCTAATAGCAAGTTTATTCATGTTGAGGCTCTCGCTGCGATACCCTTTGCGTGCCAGTATGATGGCAGTGGCGGTTGGCGGCATACAAATGATTGTCCTTGGTCAGGAGTATGCTTTGCCATATTTAATAATTGCAGCTGCGTTGGGTGGAGTCGGTTCCACCATTTCCGGAATAGGATGGGATGCCACACTCCAGCAGGCGGTGCCCAAAGACAAACTTTCACGAGTATGTTCCTTTGACGACTTTGGTTCGTATATCACCATCCCTATTGGCGTGTCACTCGCGGTACCCCTTGCTCAAACCTTCGGATATCAGACGATTGCGACCGCGGGTGGCGTTATTTTCATTGTTGCTGCTCTCCTTCCTTTGGCAGAACCGTTAGTTCGAAATATGAGATCGCAAGACCTGTCATCCATGAGAGCAAGTATCGACGATAATAGCTAG
- a CDS encoding GNAT family N-acetyltransferase gives MPRLETTRLLLRRWTEKDIVSMSRINADPEVMQWIGGGDTRTEEQTRIFVRRCEETWEELGFGLFAVEIVATGELAGFVGLSVPAFLPEIMPAVEIGWRLGRSFWGRGIATEAAREALRFGFENCDLSEILSICQIGNTGSERIMYKLGMHLERETVDQSCNRRVRVYSIKRQQFML, from the coding sequence GTGCCAAGACTAGAGACAACACGACTGCTGTTACGACGATGGACTGAAAAGGACATTGTGTCCATGTCACGCATAAACGCTGACCCAGAGGTAATGCAGTGGATTGGTGGAGGGGACACACGGACGGAGGAGCAGACTAGAATATTTGTCAGGCGGTGTGAAGAGACGTGGGAGGAACTTGGCTTTGGCTTATTTGCAGTAGAGATTGTTGCCACCGGTGAGTTAGCTGGATTTGTTGGACTGTCTGTGCCTGCTTTTTTGCCTGAAATCATGCCTGCTGTGGAAATTGGCTGGCGGTTAGGTAGGTCATTCTGGGGAAGAGGAATTGCCACGGAAGCTGCAAGAGAGGCTTTACGCTTCGGATTCGAAAATTGTGACTTGAGTGAGATACTGAGTATTTGTCAAATAGGTAACACCGGGTCCGAACGCATCATGTACAAACTTGGAATGCATTTGGAGCGGGAAACTGTAGACCAGTCCTGTAACCGCAGGGTACGAGTCTATAGCATCAAACGTCAGCAATTCATGTTGTGA